A window of the Megalopta genalis isolate 19385.01 chromosome 2, iyMegGena1_principal, whole genome shotgun sequence genome harbors these coding sequences:
- the LOC117225561 gene encoding mitogen-activated protein kinase kinase kinase 10 isoform X1 — MPPAGLSARGLSTLMDHGQPDARHRSERFLLHPENGSSNSHSPNTANSSPRYQHNNRTNNHSTSYGYLYGRTSSNNMSDSSVSDTHSGGTARTVSQQTSPSHGTHSSSQSRQDNSSTIFTALFDYVAQGEDELSLQRGETVEVLSKDSKISGDEGWWTGKIHGKVGIFPANFVAEAESIDRVSSVIDKVQPVEIDFEELQLEEVIGVGGFGKVYRGFWQKHEVAVKAARQDPDEDPSVTLENVQQEAKLFWLLKHENIVQLEGVCLKMPNMCLVMEYARGGSLNRVLSGRKIRPDVLVDWAIQIARGMDYLHNKAPISLIHRDLKSSNVLLSEPIENDDLQYKTLKITDFGLAREVYKTTRMSAAGTYAWMAPEVIKKSTFSKASDVWSYGVLLWELLTGETPYKGIDALAVAYGVAVNKLTLPIPSTCPQPWRFLMEACWASDSHSRPGFAEILVELDEVRSAFAATPHESFHTMQEDWRLEIEQVLHGLRMKEKECRSLEEELRCREEELTKAQVQQRQHEENLRQREQELAAREIDLLERELTVMIIQQQNTPTPNKRRGKFKKSRLKLNKKEPGSNISAPSDFRHTITVQHTALDRGKVRNPSRPNSPPGSPSIPRLRAIALPADGVKGKTWGPSTLHQRERGAIITQPPNPASPSGKRWSRSAPDLEKTPLRTALLASAHRSPLLQEIGLSEESIYPTHYTAVAPDLSSDWVTSDYPLKPGLTGPYIMPMPVPMPTLYNGEMKKPKLSIIELVLYNIAAMLAGVATGYDVRMSNISPIHPRLYPRLGDSEDEPSRWWFQADTGSNRNSSYLGPDYEFSSSSGYPHNTYHGPARHYRPFLSNMGGIAPGLPPSVMPDKPLRFTDSPQHYASSTAGSNAPTPSPRRKSSSTSNEDVFTHDAGRVDRMERVPTIYMGNVAPFPDYGPPVYTVVPPEYHRQQEPTYFVHTDYHDRMLECPEFPHAYDNPSSINSPARPVSRLPPYTHHRTSSNVSNASTSSQSNVNPTFRLEDEDDYSLYYPGHYYQRPSNVISNVGTYSPSMLNHEYGSQILTRQNSHDSNSNSGERPSNLEVVSRLRSSLKRSNYSYNSPNKSVSKNNSGSGTPTNPTPPDSLTSEDSSYVSAKDSQISISRVRFSPVTFDRDGISREHRETLLDIPVHGQSQDVTIPLQANRRLNRSRKPSISELEREFLS, encoded by the exons ATGCCGCCAGCCGGGTTATCGGCAAGAGGCTTGTCTACCTTGATGGACCACGGACAACCAGATGCTCGTCATCGGAGCGAGCGATTTTTACTTCATCCAGAGAATGGCTCCTCAAACTCTCATAGTCCTAACACAGCTAACTCATCTCCGAGATATCAACATAATAATAGAACAAATAATCATTCCACAAG TTACGGATATTTGTATGGGCGTACATCTAGCAACAATATGTCTGATAGCAGTGTGTCCGATACACACAGTGGCGGCACAGCAAGAACTGTTTCTCAACAAACTAGTCCTTCTCATGGTACACATTCCTCATCTCAATCAAGACAGGACAATAGTTCAACAATATTCACAGCACTGTTTGATTATGTTGCCCAAGGTGAGGATGAGTTATCCTTGCAAAGGGGAGAAACAGTTGAG GTTCTATCGAAAGATTCAAAAATCTCAGGCGACGAGGGCTGGTGGACTGGAAAAATCCATGGCAAAGTTGGAATTTTTCCAGCCAATTTTGTGGCAGAAGCAGAAAGTATTGATAGGGTCTCATCGGTGATCGATAAAGTTCAACCAGTCGAAATTGACTTTGAAGAGTTGCAATTAGAAGAAGTGATAGGAGTTGGCGGATTTGGAAAAGTATACAG GGGATTCTGGCAGAAACATGAAGTGGCTGTTAAAGCAGCCCGTCAGGATCCAGATGAAGATCCAAGTGTTACATTAGAAAATGTTCAACAagaagcaaaattattttgGTTATTAAAACATGAAAACATTGTGCAGTTAGAAGGAGTTTGTTTAAAAATGCCAAATATGTGTCTCGTGATGGAATATGCAAGAGGGGGTAGTTTGAACAGGGTTCTTAGTGGTAGAAAAATCAGGCCTGATGTACTTGTTGATTGGGCCATACAAATAGCCCGTGGCATGGACTACCTTCATAATAAAGCTCCTATAAGTCTTATTCACAGGGACCTAAAAAGTTCTAATG TGTTGTTAAGCGAGCCTATTGAAAATGACGATCTACAATataaaacattaaaaataaCTGACTTTGGATTAGCAAGAGAAGTTTATAAAACAACTCGTATGTCAGCAGCTGGTACATATGCCTGGATGGCACCAGAAGTTATTAAAAAGAGTACTTTCAGTAAAGCCAGTGATGTTTGGAG TTATGGCGTTCTTTTATGGGAACTTCTGACCGGTGAAACACCTTATAAAGGAATAGATGCGCTGGCAGTAGCATATGGCGTTGCAGTAAATAAACTTACATTGCCCATTCCATCAACTTGTCCTCAACCTTGGAGGTTTTTAATGGAAG CTTGCTGGGCATCAGACAGTCATTCAAGACCAGGATTTGCAGAAATCCTTGTAGAATTGGATGAAGTACGTAGCGCATTTGCAGCAACACCACACGAATCATTTCATACAATGCAAGAAGACTGGAGACTTGAAATTGAACAAGTTCTTCATGGACTGCGCATGAAGGAAAAG GAATGTCGTTCATTAGAAGAG GAATTGCGCTGCAGGGAAGAAGAATTAACTAAAGCACAAGTACAACAACGACAACACGAGGAAAATTTAAGGCAGCGAGAACAAGAATTGGCTGCCCGGGAAATAGACTTACTAGAACGCGAACTCACTGTAATGATAATTCAGCAACAAAATACTCCTACACCAAACAAGCGCCgcggaaaattcaaaaaatcgagattaaaattaaataaaaaagagCCTGGTAGTAACATTAGCGCTCCTTCTG ATTTTCGTCACACGATAACTGTTCAGCATACAGCCTTGGACAGAGGAAAAGTACGGAATCCGTCGAGACCTAACAGTCCACCAGGTTCTCCGAGCATACCAAGACTTCGGGCAATCGCAT taccagCAGACGGAGTAAAGGGTAAGACTTGGGGACCGTCGACACTCCACCAACGAGAGCGTGGGGCTATTATCACACAGCCACCAAATCCTGCGTCACCAAGTGGCAAGCGGTGGTCTCGTTCTGCTCCAGATCTCGAAAAGACACCCCTGCGTACAGCCCTGTTGGCAAGCGCGCACCGCTCCCCGCTTCTTCAAGAAATAG GCCTTTCTGAGGAAAGCATCTATCCCACTC ATTATACAGCTGTAGCGCCTGATCTTTCATCTGACTGGGTAACATCAGATTATCCACTGAAACCTGGATTAACTGGACCTTACATCATGCCAATGCCTGTTCCAATGCCGACTCTCTATAATGGAGAAATGAAAAAGCCAAAGTTAAGCATAATAGAACTGGTGTTGTATAATATCGCAGCAATGCTAGCTGGAGTAGCAACTGGATATGATGTAAGAATGTCAAACATATCTCCGATCCATCCAAGATTGTATCCTCGGCTCGGTGACAGTGAAGATGAACCTTCAAGATGGTGGTTTCAAGCAGATACTGGATCGAATCGTAATTCTAGTTATCTTGGTCCTGATTACGAGTTTAGTTCAAGTAGTGGTTATCCCCATAACACATACCATGGACCAGCTAGGCATTACAG GCCATTCTTAAGTAACATGGGTGGCATAGCACCAGGTCTTCCACCCAGCGTGATGCCTGATAAACCTTTGAGATTCACGGATTCGCCTCAACACTATGCGAGCAGTACAGCGGGTTCTAACGCGCCAACACCAAGTCCCAGAAGAAAGAGCAGCAGCACTAGTAATGAAGATGTATTTACACACGATGCAGGAAGAGTAGACCGCATGGAAAGAGTACCAACGATATACATGGGTAATGTTGCTCCCTTTCCAGACTATGGACCTCCAGTGTACACAGTTGTTCCACCAGAATATCACAGGCAACAAGAACCAACGTATTTTGTACATACAGATTACCA tgATAGAATGCTTGAGTGCCCTGAATTTCCACATGCTTATGACAATCCGAGCAGTATAAATAGTCCAGCTCGGCCTGTATCAAGACTTCCTCCATATACTCATCATCGTACTTCGTCAAATGTTTCAAATGCGAGCACGTCGAGTCAAAGTAACGTTAATCCAACGTTTCGTTTAGAAGATGAAGACGATTATTCTTTGTATTATCCTGGACATTATTATCAACGACCTTCGAACGTCATCTCAAACGTAGGAACGTATAGTCCTAGTATGCTTAATCACGAATATGGTTCGCAAATATTAACACGTCAGAACTCGCATGATTCAAATTCAAACTCGGGTGAACGACCGAGTAATTTAGAAGTTGTTAGCCGATTACGATCAAGTTTGAAACGATCTAATTATTCGTACAATTCGCCGAATAAAAGCGTTAGCAAAAACAACTCGGGTTCAGGCACACCCACAAATCCTACGCCTCCGGATTCTTTGACATCCGAGGACTCGAGCTATGTTTCGGCTAAAGATAGTCAAATTTCTATTAGTAGGGTGCGGTTTTCTCCAGTGACCTTCGATCGGGATGGAATATCGCGAGAACATAGAGAAACTTTACTTGATATCCCGGTACACGGGCAAAGCCAGGACGTCACTATACCTTTGCAAGCTAATCGTCGGTTAAATAGAAGTAGGAAACCAAGTATTTCTGAATTAGAAAGAGAATTTTTGTCATAG
- the LOC117225561 gene encoding mitogen-activated protein kinase kinase kinase 10 isoform X2: MPPAGLSARGLSTLMDHGQPDARHRSERFLLHPENGSSNSHSPNTANSSPRYQHNNRTNNHSTSYGYLYGRTSSNNMSDSSVSDTHSGGTARTVSQQTSPSHGTHSSSQSRQDNSSTIFTALFDYVAQGEDELSLQRGETVEVLSKDSKISGDEGWWTGKIHGKVGIFPANFVAEAESIDRVSSVIDKVQPVEIDFEELQLEEVIGVGGFGKVYRGFWQKHEVAVKAARQDPDEDPSVTLENVQQEAKLFWLLKHENIVQLEGVCLKMPNMCLVMEYARGGSLNRVLSGRKIRPDVLVDWAIQIARGMDYLHNKAPISLIHRDLKSSNVLLSEPIENDDLQYKTLKITDFGLAREVYKTTRMSAAGTYAWMAPEVIKKSTFSKASDVWSYGVLLWELLTGETPYKGIDALAVAYGVAVNKLTLPIPSTCPQPWRFLMEACWASDSHSRPGFAEILVELDEVRSAFAATPHESFHTMQEDWRLEIEQVLHGLRMKEKELRCREEELTKAQVQQRQHEENLRQREQELAAREIDLLERELTVMIIQQQNTPTPNKRRGKFKKSRLKLNKKEPGSNISAPSDFRHTITVQHTALDRGKVRNPSRPNSPPGSPSIPRLRAIALPADGVKGKTWGPSTLHQRERGAIITQPPNPASPSGKRWSRSAPDLEKTPLRTALLASAHRSPLLQEIGLSEESIYPTHYTAVAPDLSSDWVTSDYPLKPGLTGPYIMPMPVPMPTLYNGEMKKPKLSIIELVLYNIAAMLAGVATGYDVRMSNISPIHPRLYPRLGDSEDEPSRWWFQADTGSNRNSSYLGPDYEFSSSSGYPHNTYHGPARHYRPFLSNMGGIAPGLPPSVMPDKPLRFTDSPQHYASSTAGSNAPTPSPRRKSSSTSNEDVFTHDAGRVDRMERVPTIYMGNVAPFPDYGPPVYTVVPPEYHRQQEPTYFVHTDYHDRMLECPEFPHAYDNPSSINSPARPVSRLPPYTHHRTSSNVSNASTSSQSNVNPTFRLEDEDDYSLYYPGHYYQRPSNVISNVGTYSPSMLNHEYGSQILTRQNSHDSNSNSGERPSNLEVVSRLRSSLKRSNYSYNSPNKSVSKNNSGSGTPTNPTPPDSLTSEDSSYVSAKDSQISISRVRFSPVTFDRDGISREHRETLLDIPVHGQSQDVTIPLQANRRLNRSRKPSISELEREFLS, translated from the exons ATGCCGCCAGCCGGGTTATCGGCAAGAGGCTTGTCTACCTTGATGGACCACGGACAACCAGATGCTCGTCATCGGAGCGAGCGATTTTTACTTCATCCAGAGAATGGCTCCTCAAACTCTCATAGTCCTAACACAGCTAACTCATCTCCGAGATATCAACATAATAATAGAACAAATAATCATTCCACAAG TTACGGATATTTGTATGGGCGTACATCTAGCAACAATATGTCTGATAGCAGTGTGTCCGATACACACAGTGGCGGCACAGCAAGAACTGTTTCTCAACAAACTAGTCCTTCTCATGGTACACATTCCTCATCTCAATCAAGACAGGACAATAGTTCAACAATATTCACAGCACTGTTTGATTATGTTGCCCAAGGTGAGGATGAGTTATCCTTGCAAAGGGGAGAAACAGTTGAG GTTCTATCGAAAGATTCAAAAATCTCAGGCGACGAGGGCTGGTGGACTGGAAAAATCCATGGCAAAGTTGGAATTTTTCCAGCCAATTTTGTGGCAGAAGCAGAAAGTATTGATAGGGTCTCATCGGTGATCGATAAAGTTCAACCAGTCGAAATTGACTTTGAAGAGTTGCAATTAGAAGAAGTGATAGGAGTTGGCGGATTTGGAAAAGTATACAG GGGATTCTGGCAGAAACATGAAGTGGCTGTTAAAGCAGCCCGTCAGGATCCAGATGAAGATCCAAGTGTTACATTAGAAAATGTTCAACAagaagcaaaattattttgGTTATTAAAACATGAAAACATTGTGCAGTTAGAAGGAGTTTGTTTAAAAATGCCAAATATGTGTCTCGTGATGGAATATGCAAGAGGGGGTAGTTTGAACAGGGTTCTTAGTGGTAGAAAAATCAGGCCTGATGTACTTGTTGATTGGGCCATACAAATAGCCCGTGGCATGGACTACCTTCATAATAAAGCTCCTATAAGTCTTATTCACAGGGACCTAAAAAGTTCTAATG TGTTGTTAAGCGAGCCTATTGAAAATGACGATCTACAATataaaacattaaaaataaCTGACTTTGGATTAGCAAGAGAAGTTTATAAAACAACTCGTATGTCAGCAGCTGGTACATATGCCTGGATGGCACCAGAAGTTATTAAAAAGAGTACTTTCAGTAAAGCCAGTGATGTTTGGAG TTATGGCGTTCTTTTATGGGAACTTCTGACCGGTGAAACACCTTATAAAGGAATAGATGCGCTGGCAGTAGCATATGGCGTTGCAGTAAATAAACTTACATTGCCCATTCCATCAACTTGTCCTCAACCTTGGAGGTTTTTAATGGAAG CTTGCTGGGCATCAGACAGTCATTCAAGACCAGGATTTGCAGAAATCCTTGTAGAATTGGATGAAGTACGTAGCGCATTTGCAGCAACACCACACGAATCATTTCATACAATGCAAGAAGACTGGAGACTTGAAATTGAACAAGTTCTTCATGGACTGCGCATGAAGGAAAAG GAATTGCGCTGCAGGGAAGAAGAATTAACTAAAGCACAAGTACAACAACGACAACACGAGGAAAATTTAAGGCAGCGAGAACAAGAATTGGCTGCCCGGGAAATAGACTTACTAGAACGCGAACTCACTGTAATGATAATTCAGCAACAAAATACTCCTACACCAAACAAGCGCCgcggaaaattcaaaaaatcgagattaaaattaaataaaaaagagCCTGGTAGTAACATTAGCGCTCCTTCTG ATTTTCGTCACACGATAACTGTTCAGCATACAGCCTTGGACAGAGGAAAAGTACGGAATCCGTCGAGACCTAACAGTCCACCAGGTTCTCCGAGCATACCAAGACTTCGGGCAATCGCAT taccagCAGACGGAGTAAAGGGTAAGACTTGGGGACCGTCGACACTCCACCAACGAGAGCGTGGGGCTATTATCACACAGCCACCAAATCCTGCGTCACCAAGTGGCAAGCGGTGGTCTCGTTCTGCTCCAGATCTCGAAAAGACACCCCTGCGTACAGCCCTGTTGGCAAGCGCGCACCGCTCCCCGCTTCTTCAAGAAATAG GCCTTTCTGAGGAAAGCATCTATCCCACTC ATTATACAGCTGTAGCGCCTGATCTTTCATCTGACTGGGTAACATCAGATTATCCACTGAAACCTGGATTAACTGGACCTTACATCATGCCAATGCCTGTTCCAATGCCGACTCTCTATAATGGAGAAATGAAAAAGCCAAAGTTAAGCATAATAGAACTGGTGTTGTATAATATCGCAGCAATGCTAGCTGGAGTAGCAACTGGATATGATGTAAGAATGTCAAACATATCTCCGATCCATCCAAGATTGTATCCTCGGCTCGGTGACAGTGAAGATGAACCTTCAAGATGGTGGTTTCAAGCAGATACTGGATCGAATCGTAATTCTAGTTATCTTGGTCCTGATTACGAGTTTAGTTCAAGTAGTGGTTATCCCCATAACACATACCATGGACCAGCTAGGCATTACAG GCCATTCTTAAGTAACATGGGTGGCATAGCACCAGGTCTTCCACCCAGCGTGATGCCTGATAAACCTTTGAGATTCACGGATTCGCCTCAACACTATGCGAGCAGTACAGCGGGTTCTAACGCGCCAACACCAAGTCCCAGAAGAAAGAGCAGCAGCACTAGTAATGAAGATGTATTTACACACGATGCAGGAAGAGTAGACCGCATGGAAAGAGTACCAACGATATACATGGGTAATGTTGCTCCCTTTCCAGACTATGGACCTCCAGTGTACACAGTTGTTCCACCAGAATATCACAGGCAACAAGAACCAACGTATTTTGTACATACAGATTACCA tgATAGAATGCTTGAGTGCCCTGAATTTCCACATGCTTATGACAATCCGAGCAGTATAAATAGTCCAGCTCGGCCTGTATCAAGACTTCCTCCATATACTCATCATCGTACTTCGTCAAATGTTTCAAATGCGAGCACGTCGAGTCAAAGTAACGTTAATCCAACGTTTCGTTTAGAAGATGAAGACGATTATTCTTTGTATTATCCTGGACATTATTATCAACGACCTTCGAACGTCATCTCAAACGTAGGAACGTATAGTCCTAGTATGCTTAATCACGAATATGGTTCGCAAATATTAACACGTCAGAACTCGCATGATTCAAATTCAAACTCGGGTGAACGACCGAGTAATTTAGAAGTTGTTAGCCGATTACGATCAAGTTTGAAACGATCTAATTATTCGTACAATTCGCCGAATAAAAGCGTTAGCAAAAACAACTCGGGTTCAGGCACACCCACAAATCCTACGCCTCCGGATTCTTTGACATCCGAGGACTCGAGCTATGTTTCGGCTAAAGATAGTCAAATTTCTATTAGTAGGGTGCGGTTTTCTCCAGTGACCTTCGATCGGGATGGAATATCGCGAGAACATAGAGAAACTTTACTTGATATCCCGGTACACGGGCAAAGCCAGGACGTCACTATACCTTTGCAAGCTAATCGTCGGTTAAATAGAAGTAGGAAACCAAGTATTTCTGAATTAGAAAGAGAATTTTTGTCATAG
- the LOC117225561 gene encoding mitogen-activated protein kinase kinase kinase 10 isoform X3, with translation MPPAGLSARGLSTLMDHGQPDARHRSERFLLHPENGSSNSHSPNTANSSPRYQHNNRTNNHSTSYGYLYGRTSSNNMSDSSVSDTHSGGTARTVSQQTSPSHGTHSSSQSRQDNSSTIFTALFDYVAQGEDELSLQRGETVEVLSKDSKISGDEGWWTGKIHGKVGIFPANFVAEAESIDRVSSVIDKVQPVEIDFEELQLEEVIGVGGFGKVYRGFWQKHEVAVKAARQDPDEDPSVTLENVQQEAKLFWLLKHENIVQLEGVCLKMPNMCLVMEYARGGSLNRVLSGRKIRPDVLVDWAIQIARGMDYLHNKAPISLIHRDLKSSNVLLSEPIENDDLQYKTLKITDFGLAREVYKTTRMSAAGTYAWMAPEVIKKSTFSKASDVWSYGVLLWELLTGETPYKGIDALAVAYGVAVNKLTLPIPSTCPQPWRFLMEACWASDSHSRPGFAEILVELDEVRSAFAATPHESFHTMQEDWRLEIEQVLHGLRMKEKECRSLEEELRCREEELTKAQVQQRQHEENLRQREQELAAREIDLLERELTVMIIQQQNTPTPNKRRGKFKKSRLKLNKKEPGSNISAPSDFRHTITVQHTALDRGKVRNPSRPNSPPGSPSIPRLRAIALPADGVKGKTWGPSTLHQRERGAIITQPPNPASPSGKRWSRSAPDLEKTPLRTALLASAHRSPLLQEIDYTAVAPDLSSDWVTSDYPLKPGLTGPYIMPMPVPMPTLYNGEMKKPKLSIIELVLYNIAAMLAGVATGYDVRMSNISPIHPRLYPRLGDSEDEPSRWWFQADTGSNRNSSYLGPDYEFSSSSGYPHNTYHGPARHYRPFLSNMGGIAPGLPPSVMPDKPLRFTDSPQHYASSTAGSNAPTPSPRRKSSSTSNEDVFTHDAGRVDRMERVPTIYMGNVAPFPDYGPPVYTVVPPEYHRQQEPTYFVHTDYHDRMLECPEFPHAYDNPSSINSPARPVSRLPPYTHHRTSSNVSNASTSSQSNVNPTFRLEDEDDYSLYYPGHYYQRPSNVISNVGTYSPSMLNHEYGSQILTRQNSHDSNSNSGERPSNLEVVSRLRSSLKRSNYSYNSPNKSVSKNNSGSGTPTNPTPPDSLTSEDSSYVSAKDSQISISRVRFSPVTFDRDGISREHRETLLDIPVHGQSQDVTIPLQANRRLNRSRKPSISELEREFLS, from the exons ATGCCGCCAGCCGGGTTATCGGCAAGAGGCTTGTCTACCTTGATGGACCACGGACAACCAGATGCTCGTCATCGGAGCGAGCGATTTTTACTTCATCCAGAGAATGGCTCCTCAAACTCTCATAGTCCTAACACAGCTAACTCATCTCCGAGATATCAACATAATAATAGAACAAATAATCATTCCACAAG TTACGGATATTTGTATGGGCGTACATCTAGCAACAATATGTCTGATAGCAGTGTGTCCGATACACACAGTGGCGGCACAGCAAGAACTGTTTCTCAACAAACTAGTCCTTCTCATGGTACACATTCCTCATCTCAATCAAGACAGGACAATAGTTCAACAATATTCACAGCACTGTTTGATTATGTTGCCCAAGGTGAGGATGAGTTATCCTTGCAAAGGGGAGAAACAGTTGAG GTTCTATCGAAAGATTCAAAAATCTCAGGCGACGAGGGCTGGTGGACTGGAAAAATCCATGGCAAAGTTGGAATTTTTCCAGCCAATTTTGTGGCAGAAGCAGAAAGTATTGATAGGGTCTCATCGGTGATCGATAAAGTTCAACCAGTCGAAATTGACTTTGAAGAGTTGCAATTAGAAGAAGTGATAGGAGTTGGCGGATTTGGAAAAGTATACAG GGGATTCTGGCAGAAACATGAAGTGGCTGTTAAAGCAGCCCGTCAGGATCCAGATGAAGATCCAAGTGTTACATTAGAAAATGTTCAACAagaagcaaaattattttgGTTATTAAAACATGAAAACATTGTGCAGTTAGAAGGAGTTTGTTTAAAAATGCCAAATATGTGTCTCGTGATGGAATATGCAAGAGGGGGTAGTTTGAACAGGGTTCTTAGTGGTAGAAAAATCAGGCCTGATGTACTTGTTGATTGGGCCATACAAATAGCCCGTGGCATGGACTACCTTCATAATAAAGCTCCTATAAGTCTTATTCACAGGGACCTAAAAAGTTCTAATG TGTTGTTAAGCGAGCCTATTGAAAATGACGATCTACAATataaaacattaaaaataaCTGACTTTGGATTAGCAAGAGAAGTTTATAAAACAACTCGTATGTCAGCAGCTGGTACATATGCCTGGATGGCACCAGAAGTTATTAAAAAGAGTACTTTCAGTAAAGCCAGTGATGTTTGGAG TTATGGCGTTCTTTTATGGGAACTTCTGACCGGTGAAACACCTTATAAAGGAATAGATGCGCTGGCAGTAGCATATGGCGTTGCAGTAAATAAACTTACATTGCCCATTCCATCAACTTGTCCTCAACCTTGGAGGTTTTTAATGGAAG CTTGCTGGGCATCAGACAGTCATTCAAGACCAGGATTTGCAGAAATCCTTGTAGAATTGGATGAAGTACGTAGCGCATTTGCAGCAACACCACACGAATCATTTCATACAATGCAAGAAGACTGGAGACTTGAAATTGAACAAGTTCTTCATGGACTGCGCATGAAGGAAAAG GAATGTCGTTCATTAGAAGAG GAATTGCGCTGCAGGGAAGAAGAATTAACTAAAGCACAAGTACAACAACGACAACACGAGGAAAATTTAAGGCAGCGAGAACAAGAATTGGCTGCCCGGGAAATAGACTTACTAGAACGCGAACTCACTGTAATGATAATTCAGCAACAAAATACTCCTACACCAAACAAGCGCCgcggaaaattcaaaaaatcgagattaaaattaaataaaaaagagCCTGGTAGTAACATTAGCGCTCCTTCTG ATTTTCGTCACACGATAACTGTTCAGCATACAGCCTTGGACAGAGGAAAAGTACGGAATCCGTCGAGACCTAACAGTCCACCAGGTTCTCCGAGCATACCAAGACTTCGGGCAATCGCAT taccagCAGACGGAGTAAAGGGTAAGACTTGGGGACCGTCGACACTCCACCAACGAGAGCGTGGGGCTATTATCACACAGCCACCAAATCCTGCGTCACCAAGTGGCAAGCGGTGGTCTCGTTCTGCTCCAGATCTCGAAAAGACACCCCTGCGTACAGCCCTGTTGGCAAGCGCGCACCGCTCCCCGCTTCTTCAAGAAATAG ATTATACAGCTGTAGCGCCTGATCTTTCATCTGACTGGGTAACATCAGATTATCCACTGAAACCTGGATTAACTGGACCTTACATCATGCCAATGCCTGTTCCAATGCCGACTCTCTATAATGGAGAAATGAAAAAGCCAAAGTTAAGCATAATAGAACTGGTGTTGTATAATATCGCAGCAATGCTAGCTGGAGTAGCAACTGGATATGATGTAAGAATGTCAAACATATCTCCGATCCATCCAAGATTGTATCCTCGGCTCGGTGACAGTGAAGATGAACCTTCAAGATGGTGGTTTCAAGCAGATACTGGATCGAATCGTAATTCTAGTTATCTTGGTCCTGATTACGAGTTTAGTTCAAGTAGTGGTTATCCCCATAACACATACCATGGACCAGCTAGGCATTACAG GCCATTCTTAAGTAACATGGGTGGCATAGCACCAGGTCTTCCACCCAGCGTGATGCCTGATAAACCTTTGAGATTCACGGATTCGCCTCAACACTATGCGAGCAGTACAGCGGGTTCTAACGCGCCAACACCAAGTCCCAGAAGAAAGAGCAGCAGCACTAGTAATGAAGATGTATTTACACACGATGCAGGAAGAGTAGACCGCATGGAAAGAGTACCAACGATATACATGGGTAATGTTGCTCCCTTTCCAGACTATGGACCTCCAGTGTACACAGTTGTTCCACCAGAATATCACAGGCAACAAGAACCAACGTATTTTGTACATACAGATTACCA tgATAGAATGCTTGAGTGCCCTGAATTTCCACATGCTTATGACAATCCGAGCAGTATAAATAGTCCAGCTCGGCCTGTATCAAGACTTCCTCCATATACTCATCATCGTACTTCGTCAAATGTTTCAAATGCGAGCACGTCGAGTCAAAGTAACGTTAATCCAACGTTTCGTTTAGAAGATGAAGACGATTATTCTTTGTATTATCCTGGACATTATTATCAACGACCTTCGAACGTCATCTCAAACGTAGGAACGTATAGTCCTAGTATGCTTAATCACGAATATGGTTCGCAAATATTAACACGTCAGAACTCGCATGATTCAAATTCAAACTCGGGTGAACGACCGAGTAATTTAGAAGTTGTTAGCCGATTACGATCAAGTTTGAAACGATCTAATTATTCGTACAATTCGCCGAATAAAAGCGTTAGCAAAAACAACTCGGGTTCAGGCACACCCACAAATCCTACGCCTCCGGATTCTTTGACATCCGAGGACTCGAGCTATGTTTCGGCTAAAGATAGTCAAATTTCTATTAGTAGGGTGCGGTTTTCTCCAGTGACCTTCGATCGGGATGGAATATCGCGAGAACATAGAGAAACTTTACTTGATATCCCGGTACACGGGCAAAGCCAGGACGTCACTATACCTTTGCAAGCTAATCGTCGGTTAAATAGAAGTAGGAAACCAAGTATTTCTGAATTAGAAAGAGAATTTTTGTCATAG